From one Diprion similis isolate iyDipSimi1 chromosome 7, iyDipSimi1.1, whole genome shotgun sequence genomic stretch:
- the LOC124408022 gene encoding PAN2-PAN3 deadenylation complex catalytic subunit PAN2 isoform X1, protein MDYSVLGHYDPSVEVVAGDQELIWEESNYDLSSEGFVPAAEQFGEEFAGAEFQETRTLLADGGDRFGVSTVTFDNAEELMWMGNQGGHVTSYYGPGLQKYTSFQVHASQEVRHIHPIDEGILVLTQSMLRCQLRRGIPIFTHTSSNMIDMQCMLQTSPTRLLMGGHQKKIIDFNLTRGKETGLVHVGDHGCAILRQHSRLICAGNPAGRIDLRDPNTLSIEHTLDTHSGSLSDFDVQGNYLVTCGFSNSRQGLSVDRFLMAYDLRQMRALTPCTTLVYPLLLKFLPSYSSRVAVVSPLGQMQLLDTIYANVQPSMTCLYQVATAGAMALSFDVSSTSQCLCFGDSAGSIHFLATNTPEPQFNTFSRPTEFADPVETLQPIAFDDNVTPLSTIPMVYSGQPLLSDWSEEFLKKVYRKTPPVDPEILRTMKMQGTIGYAPNPQAFRRNQIPYNLEKRRGVATKLFAGDSRAKAEADGTFIAIPKRYRKIEVKYSRLGYDEFDFDQYNRTSFCGLEATLPNSYCNAMLQLLYYSEPVRIALLSHSCQREFCLSCELGFLFHMLDTSQGFPCQAANFLRAFRTVPEASALGLILSDLHPEAKRKTSLIRLIQSWNRFILHQMHYEILETRKRVQEEEEAARLKAGPKNPPFVYNEQDFPSILQDLGSRYRSHDEDRKKRRKQEEDGKYMWITSKDTTNCRKPTEETEIRNEETEISRLFGSEQIHIHRCLKCGREASKRSIMLLCNLAYPEITNPPEEIPFTSVLGSSLKPEKITPAWCDNCQKFTPTLQTRQLTKLPQILALNCGLDSQQDKAFWQNQMDLVVQRVINGKDASPARSPISVTVKPCRYGANCTRIGCRFRHAGKDSDAVPPPVTPPTVSTPVSTPPSHLYHSHSWVPHHIEIALTSNGELSINKLDKITTTEPSLTSNTPVQKLAENGQGDNEVETSIPVFEKLVESIASENHKAELEGTPALSNKPELPAVSGAKKIQYSLSAVVCHIDDKNDEDRRNIVALIRVAPSYHKRSTGSAVSQWYIFNDFCISAVTPQEAVWFNLDWKVPCVLHYTAEPSPEAAPFISPLTSDVFGEDKCIARSGGTRGITFTPLTTDEMPKKGELVAIDAEFVTLNQEESELRSDGKMSTIKPSHMSVARITCIRGQGPLEGTPFIDDYISTQEQVVDYLTKFSGIQPGDLDANFSSKHLTTLKSTYQKLRFLVDNGIIFVGHGLKNDFRVINLVVPPEQVIDTVLLFHLPHHRMVSLRFLTWHFLGKKIQSETHDSTEDARAALELHRKYKELEAQGNLTETLKELYTVGTKLQWKVPDS, encoded by the exons ATGGACTATTCGGTTCTCGGCCACTACGATCCTTCCGTTGAGGTCGTGGCGGGCGACCAGGAGCTGATCT GGGAAGAATCAAATTATGACTTATCAAGCGAAGGGTTTGTGCCTGCGGCGGAACAGTTTGGCGAGGAATTCGCAGGTGCTGAATTCCAGGAGACTAGAACTTTGTTGGCCGATGGAGGTGATAGATTCGGTGTTTCCACCGTCACCTTTGACAATGCCGAAGAACTCATGTGGATGGGAAACCAAGGG GGTCACGTGACGTCTTACTATGGGCCTGGCCTCCAGAAGTATACGTCGTTCCAAGTGCATGCCTCGCAAGAAGTCCGACATATCCATCCAATCGACGAAGGAATCCTTGTGCTTACGCAAAGTATGCTTCGTTGTCAGCTGCGTCGTGGCATACCTATATTTACTCACAC GTCCTCAAACATGATAGACATGCAATGCATGCTTCAAACATCACCTACGAGACTGCTTATGGGAGgtcatcaaaaaaaaattatcgattttaaTCTCAccagaggaaaagaaactggTCTG GTACACGTCGGAGATCACGGTTGTGCGATATTGAGACAGCACAGCCGTCTTATATGCGCCGGCAATCCTGCTGGCAGAATAGATCTTCGAGATCCAAATACTCTGTCCATAGAACATACTCTAGATACCCACAGTGGCTCGTTGAGTGACTTTGATGTACAAGGAAATTATCTAGTTACTTGTGGATTTAGCAACAG CCGCCAGGGTCTCTCGGTAGATCGATTTCTGATGGCTTACGACTTGAGACAAATGCGAGCACTTACTCCCTGCACAACGCTCGTCTATCCACTCTTACTCAAGTTTCTTCCGAGCTACTCGAGTCGGGTGGCTGTCGTGTCGCCCTTGGGACAGATGCAGCTTCTAGATACAATCTACGCCAATGTTCAACCATCCATGACTTGCTTGTACCAA GTGGCCACTGCTGGTGCCATGGCACTGTCGTTTGACGTGTCGTCCACGTCACAATGTCTTTGCTTCGGTGATTCAGCTGGATCGATCCATTTCCTAGCCACCAACACACCTGAACCACAATTCAACACTTTCTCTAG ACCTACCGAGTTTGCTGACCCGGTCGAAACACTGCAGCCTATCGCGTTCGATGATAATGTTACGCCTCTCAGTACAATACCGATGGTGTACTCTGGACAACCATTGCTAAGCGATTGGTCCGAAGAATTTCTCAAGAAAGTCTACAG aaaaacacCGCCTGTTGATCCAGAAATTTTACGCACAATGAAAATGCAAGGGACCATAGGATACGCCCCGAATCCTCAGGCTTTCCGCAGAAACCAA ATTCCGTACAATTTGGAAAAACGACGTGGCGTAGCTACCAAACTATTCGCAGGGGATTCTCGCGCTAAGGCGGAAGCAGATGGCACGTTTATTGCCATACCTAAACGTTATCGTAAAATCGAAGTGAAATACTCTAGGCTTGGATACGACGAGTTTGATTTTGACCAGTACAATCGCACCAGCTTTTGCGGCTTGGAAGCGACTCTACCAAATAGTTATTGCAATGCTATGCTCCAG CTTCTTTACTACAGTGAACCGGTGAGAATAGCTCTTCTATCGCACTCTTGTCAAAGAGAGTTCTGCCTCTCGTGCGAACTAGGCTTTCTCTTTCACATGTTGGATACATCGCAAGGCTTTCCTTGTCAAGCTGCAAATTTTCTCAGAGCTTTTAGAACGGTTCCTGAGGCTTCGGCGCTTGGATTGATACTCAGCGATCTGCACCCGGAAGCTAAGAGAAAGACAAGTCTAATACGGCTTATTCAG AGCTGGAACAGGTTCATTCTACATCAAATGCACTACGAAATTTTGGAGACACGGAAGCGCGTTcaggaagaagaggaggcTGCCCGTCTGAAAGCTGGACCTAAAAATCCACCATTTGTTTACAATGAACAGGATTTTCCCAGCATTCTTCAAGATCTGGGTTCTCGATACAGGAGTCATGACGAGGAtaggaaaaagagaaggaagcAAGAGGAGGATGGTAAATATATGTGGATTACATCGAAAG ATACAACAAATTGCAGAAAACCAACGGAAGAAACGGAAATCCGAAACGAAGAAACTGAAATCAGCCGACTATTTGGTTCCGAGCAAATCCATATTCATCGATGCCTAAAGTGTGGACGAGAGGCATCGAAGCGCTCGATCATGCTGTTGTGCAACTTGGCTTATCCAGAAATTACAAATCCTC CAGAGGAGATTCCATTCACATCAGTTTTAGGAAGTAGCTTGAAGCCAGAGAAAATTACTCCAGCTTGGTGTGACAACTGTCAGAAGTTTACGCCGACGCTGCAAACTAGACAATTGACAAAACTACCTCAAATTCTGGCTCTTAATTGTGGTTTGGACAGTCAGCAG GATAAAGCCTTTTGGCAGAACCAAATGGATCTTGTTGTACAAAGAGTTATCAATGGGAAAGATGCCAGCCCAGCTCGCAGTCCAATATCTGTAACTGTAAAGCCGTGTCGTTACGGTGCAAACTGTACGAGAATTGGTTGTCGATTCAGACACGCAGGAAAAGATTCTG ATGCTGTACCACCGCCAGTGACACCGCCAACAGTGTCGACGCCTGTATCAACGCCACCGAGCCACCTATATCACTCTCATTCATGGGTTCCTCACCACATTGAAATCGCGCTAACTTCGAACGGAGAGCTGTCGATAAATAAGCTCGACAAAATAACTACGACTGAACCCAGTCTGACCAGCAATACTCCTGTACAAAAGTTAGCGGAAAACGGCCAGGGTGACAATGAAGTGGAAACGAGCATacctgtttttgaaaaattagtgGAAAGCATAGCGAGCGAGAACCATAAAGCTGAGCTTGAAGGCACCCCGGCTCTTAGCAATAAGCCAGAACTTCCAGCTGTCAGCGGtgctaaaaaaatacaatacagTCTCAGTGCTGTCGTCTGTCACATAGATGACAAGAACGACGAAGACCGGAGAAACATCGTCGCTCTAATACGCGTTGCTCCAAGCTACCACAAACGATCGACTGGTAGTGCTGTGTCTCAGTGGTACATCTTTAATGATTTCTG CATATCTGCAGTGACGCCTCAGGAGGCTGTCTGGTTCAATCTCGATTGGAAAGTACCTTGCGTTCTCCATTATACCGCAGAGCCGTCCCCAGAAGCAGCGCCCTTTATCAGTCCGCTTACGTCAGACGTTTTTGGTGAAGATAAGTGCATTGCTCGTAGCGGAGGAACGAGGGGTATTACTTTCACACCGTTAACGACAGATGAGATGCCAAAGAAAG GAGAATTGGTGGCGATAGACGCCGAGTTCGTAACTCTAAATCAGGAAGAATCTGAGCTGAGAAGCGACGGGAAAATGTCGACAATAAAACCGAGTCATATGTCCGTTGCACGAATAACGTGTATACGCgg tCAAGGACCATTGGAGGGGACCCCGTTCATAGACGACTACATTAGCACTCAAGAACAAGTAGTTGATTATCTGACAAAGTTCAGCGGAATACAACCAGGAGATTTAGACGCTAATTTCAGCAGTAAGCACTTGACCACGCTGAAGTCGACGTATCAAAAATTGCGATTCTTAGTGGACAACGGAATAATATTCGTCGGTCATGGGCTGAAGAACGATTTCAG GGTAATAAACTTGGTCGTGCCACCTGAACAAGTCATCGACACCGTATTGCTCTTTCATTTACCTCACCACCGTATGGTGTCCCTGCGCTTTCTCACCTGGCATTTCCTTGGTAAGAAAATACAATCGGAAACGCACGATTCAACGGAGGATGCACGTGCTGCACTAGAGTTGCATCGAAAATATAAAGAGCTTGAGGCGCAGGGGAACCTGACGGAAACTCTGAAAGAATTATACACCGTTGGCACCAAGCTGCAATGGAAG GTTCCAGATAGCTGA